Proteins from one Cydia splendana unplaced genomic scaffold, ilCydSple1.2 scaffold_71_ctg1, whole genome shotgun sequence genomic window:
- the LOC134805870 gene encoding uncharacterized protein LOC134805870, translated as MGVTAHARQKTDDARAVAQLERSAELIDGRWYVGLPWKDENRPMPDSRPNALTRMKGIERKMGKDPGFADRYRERVSHLLENDYAREMTNTEVTPKTYYLPHFGVDNPNKKKLRLVFDAASQVSGSSLNDYLLTGPDLLSSLLGIMLRFREHPIAVTGDIRDMFLRVKIQQDDQDALRFLWRNNPTENIRTYAMTSLIFGANCAPFVAQFVKNKNAQRFESSFPAAVDAIVNSHYMDDYIDSLPDEAIAIEMVRNVSDIHRAGGFEIRNWTSNSVAVLNSVPKETLGTAAVRFKVGQQHESERTLGLIWYPADDILGFDLSLKRIPSDVLEGENRPTKRVMLRVIMSIFDVLGFLAPFTIQGRIMLQEAWRLQVDWEDYIPDQIYQKWRKWVDLLKVIKDIRIPRWYCTAARNAVRDSQSATACASEMQDCVDIDAEVPTSPPATHAPTHGATKGYDGVAASTYATTAPSSKYSYYNNLQMHFFSDASTQAMSAVGYWRWEDNGTIYVAFIASKSRVMPVKQLTIPKAELQAALLSARLANAIGKEHKLTPIRRYFWCDSSTVIHWIRNKNRTYKAFEANRLGEIDDLTRVDEWRYISTKLNVADLATRDSFDLALQNEWFKGPSFLYADESQWPKNIIPTGNEETRECVAVVQVREEPACIPVPDPQRFSSWLRLTRATATVLKFISRCKGQAAEIDCAMMERAEIILLKHAQNESFGEDLARIKAHGALHRASKLLKLSPILDEHNLLRVGGRIDAASDVPLDVKRPVILDGRHQVARLIVRHYHVKAAHGSQEMVVNEIKQRYWVIKLRPTVKLVTSRCMLCRIMKSRPQVPRMGDLPGARIEHHQRPFFHCGLDLFGPMEVAVGRRREKRYGVLFTCLTVRAIHIELVASLTTDSLIMALRRMAARRGWPRHLYSDNGTNLRGADTELRRSMEALDMDVLKAEGVNNNMDWTFIPPASPHWGGAWERLIRSVKTALKVVLKERAPRDEVLTTFMAEVENMVNGRPLEHVSVDPADGESLTPNHFLLGSSSRLPLVGEFDDSDLNLRKLWRKAQRLADMFWQRWLREILPTLVPRTKWLEERKPLKVGDLVLVVDPNSPRNMWPKGLITQVIPGGDGRIRVVEVRTATGTYRRSAARIAPIPVSLEC; from the coding sequence ATGGGCGTGACGGCGCACGCGCGCCAAAAAACCGACGACGCCCGCGCCGTCGCGCAGCTGGAGCGCTCCGCCGAGCTCATCGATGGGCGCTGGTACGTCGGCCTTCCGTGGAAGGACGAAAACCGCCCCATGCCCGACTCCCGCCCAAACGCGCTTACCAGGATGAAGGGTATTGAGCGCAAAATGGGCAAGGATCCAGGATTCGCCGACAGGTACCGTGAAAGGGTCAGTCATTTGTTAGAAAATGATTACGCTAGGGAAATGACTAACACTGAGGTCACGCCGAAGACTTATTACTTACCTCATTTCGGCGTGGACAACCCCAATAAGAAAAAACTTCGTCTGGTCTTTGATGCTGCAAGTCAGGTAAGTGGTAGCTCACTGAACGATTATTTGCTCACAGGACCTGACCTATTGTCATCACTTTTAGGTATAATGCTGCGCTTTCGGGAACATCCAATTGCAGTAACAGGTGACATTAGGGACATGTTCTTGAGGGTCAAGATCCAGCAAGACGACCAGGACGCACTGAGGTTTCTGTGGAGAAACAACCCCACAGAAAACATAAGGACGTACGCGATGACGTCACTCATTTTTGGCGCAAATTGTGCTCCATTCGTCGcgcaatttgttaaaaataaaaacgcccAGCGATTTGAATCGTCGTTTCCCGCCGCCGTCGATGCCATCGTCAACTCGCACTACATGGACGACTACATCGACAGCCTGCCCGACGAGGCGATAGCGATCGAAATGGTAAGGAATGTCAGTGATATCCACAGGGCGGGCGGCTTTGAAATAAGAAACTGGACAAGCAACAGCGTCGCAGTTTTAAACAGCGTGCCAAAGGAGACCTTAGGTACTGCTGCTGTAAGGTTCAAAGTCGGCCAGCAACATGAAAGCGAGCGTACCTTGGGTCTCATTTGGTACCCGGCTGACGACATATTGGGCTTCGATTTGTCATTAAAACGTATACCGAGCGACGTACTTGAAGGTGAGAATAGGCCTACAAAGCGTGTAATGCTAAGAGTAATTATGTCTATATTTGATGTACTAGGTTTCTTAGCACCCTTCACGATTCAAGGCCGAATCATGCTTCAAGAGGCTTGGCGCTTACAGGTGGATTGGGAGGATTACATTCCAGACCAGATTTATCAAAAGTGGCGAAAGTGGGTTGACCTTCTAAAGGTAATTAAAGATATCCGTATACCTAGGTGGTACTGCACAGCCGCGCGCAATGCGGTAAGGGACAGCCAATCGGCGACAGCGTGTGCGAGCGAAATGCAAGATTGTGTGGATATCGACGCAGAGGTACCTACCTCGCCCCCCGCGACCCACGCGCCTACGCACGGTGCTACGAAAGGCTACGACGGCGTAGCGGCATCTACATATGCTACGACCGCACCGAGTAGTAAGTactcatattataataatttacaaaTGCATTTTTTTAGCGATGCATCTACTCAGGCGATGTCAGCTGTGGGCTATTGGCGCTGGGAGGATAACGGTACTATTTATGTTGCATTTATTGCAAGCAAAAGCAGAGTTATGCCGGTAAAACAGCTGACTATACCGAAGGCTGAGCTGCAAGCTGCATTGTTGTCGGCAAGACTAGCCAATGCAATTGGAAAGGAGCACAAACTGACGCCTATAAGGCGTTACTTCTGGTGTGACTCCTCAACTGTGATACATTGGATCCGCAACAAAAATCGTACGTATAAGGCCTTTGAAGCAAATCGTTTGGGGGAGATTGACGACCTTACCCGCGTTGACGAGTGGCGGTACATTTCTACGAAACTAAATGTTGCCGATTTAGCCACGCGGGACTCGTTTGATCTAGCCCTACAAAATGAGTGGTTCAAAGGTCCTTCTTTTTTATACGCTGACGAAAGTCAATGGCCtaaaaatattatacctaccgGTAACGAGGAGACAAGGGAATGCGTAGCAGTCGTCCAGGTGCGCGAGGAACCTGCATGCATTCCAGTGCCAGACCCACAGCGCTTCTCTTCGTGGCTTCGTCTCACCCGCGCCACGGCCACAGTGCTAAAGTTCATCTCCAGGTGCAAAGGTCAAGCGGCCGAGATCGACTGTGCTATGATGGAGCGTGCCgagataattttattaaaacacgCGCAAAACGAGTCTTTCGGGGAAGACTTAGCCAGAATTAAGGCGCACGGGGCTTTACATCGCGCAAGTAAGCTATTAAAATTATCACCCATTTTAGATGAACATAACCTACTTCGCGTGGGCGGGCGCATTGACGCCGCATCAGATGTGCCTCTGGACGTCAAGAGACCCGTAATCCTGGACGGCCGTCATCAGGTAGCACGATTAATCGTCCGACATTACCATGTGAAAGCGGCCCATGGAAGTCAGGAGATGGTGGTTAACGAAATAAAGCAAAGGTATTGGGTAATTAAACTTAGACCTACTGTTAAACTCGTGACGTCAAGGTGCATGTTGTGCAGGATAATGAAGAGCAGACCTCAGGTACCTCGCATGGGAGATCTGCCGGGGGCCAGAATAGAACACCATCAGCGACCCTTTTTTCACTGTGGCTTGGACCTTTTTGGGCCAATGGAGGTCGCGGTGGGTCGCCGCAGAGAGAAAAGGTATGGTGTTCTATTCACATGCCTCACAGTGCGGGCAATTCATATCGAGTTGGTTGCCTCCCTTACAACTGACTCGCTCATCATGGCGTTGCGACGaatggcggcgcggcgcggctggCCGCGCCATCTGTACTCGGACAATGGAACTAATCTGAGGGGCGCCGACACAGAGCTGCGCCGGTCGATGGAGGCGCTAGATATGGACGTGCTAAAAGCTGAGGGGGTTAATAACAATATGGACTGGACTTTTATCCCCCCCGCCAGCCCCCATTGGGGTGGGGCGTGGGAACGTTTAATACGTTCAGTAAAGACGGCTCTAAAAGTCGTTTTGAAAGAACGGGCACCAAGGGACGAAGTTTTGACTACATTTATGGCAGAAGTTGAGAACATGGTCAACGGTCGTCCATTGGAGCACGTGTCTGTCGATCCTGCTGACGGTGAGTCTCTTACGCCTAATCATTTCCTTTTAGGATCATCATCGCGACTCCCTCTAGTAGGAGAGTTCGATGATTCTGATCTCAACCTGAGGAAACTATGGCGGAAGGCGCAGAGGCTCGCTGACATGTTCTGGCAGAGGTGGCTAAGAGAAATCTTACCCACTCTCGTGCCTAGAACAAAATGGCTGGAGGAGCGGAAGCCGTTAAAGGTAGGAGATCTCGTTCTGGTCGTGGATCCCAACTCTCCCCGTAATATGTGGCCGAAGGGGTTGATCACCCAGGTAATTCCTGGCGGAGACGGCCGCATCCGTGTAGTGGAGGTAAGGACGGCTACCGGGACTTACCGGCGATCCGCGGCTCGCATAGCTCCTATTCCCGTAAGTTTAGAGTGCTGA